The Osmia lignaria lignaria isolate PbOS001 chromosome 14, iyOsmLign1, whole genome shotgun sequence genome has a window encoding:
- the Vps2 gene encoding vacuolar protein sorting 2: MEWLFGKRITPEEMLRKNQRALNKAMRDLDRERMRMEQQEKKIIADIKKLAKDGQMDAVKIMAKDLVRTRRYVKKFMLMKANIQAVALKIQTLRSQNTMAQAMKGVTRAMQNMNKQLNLPQIQKILQEFEKQSEIMDMKEEIMNDAIDDAMEDEGDEEESDAVVSQVLDELGLQLTDQLSGLPQASGSLSVAGSKQPVAAAAGSDEGGNLTDADADLQARLENLRRE; this comes from the exons ATGGAATGGCTATTTGGAAAACGGATTACTCCTGAGGAAATGCTGAGGAAAAATCAGAGAGCTTTAAATAAAGCTATGCGGGACCTTGATAGAGAAAGAATGAGAATGGAACAACAGGAGAAAAAGATTATTGCAGATATAAAAAAGCTAGCCAAGGATGGGCAAATG GATGCTGTGAAAATTATGGCTAAAGATCTTGTAAGAACTAGACGTTATGTAAAGAAATTCATGTTAATGAAAGCAAATATTCAGGCAGTTGCTTTGAAAATCCAAACATTACGTTCACAAAATACAATGGCTCAAGCAATGAAAGGAGTAACAAGAGCTATGCAGAATATGAACAA GCAATTAAATCTTCCTCAAATACAAAAAATACTGCAAGAATTTGAAAAGCAGTCAGAAATAATGGatatgaaagaagaaattatgAATGATGCCATAGATGATGCAATGGAAGATGAGGGTGATGAAGAGGAAAG tGATGCTGTCGTGTCACAAGTCCTGGATGAGTTAGGTTTGCAACTGACAGACCAACTATCTGGTTTACCTCAAGCATCTGGTTCACTCAGTGTAGCAGGTTCAAAACAACCAGTTGCAGCTGCTGCAGGAAGCGATGAAGGTGGAAATCTTACAGATGCAGATGCTGACCTACAAGCTAGACTTGAAAATTTACGGCgggaataa
- the Top3beta gene encoding DNA topoisomerase 3-beta isoform X1 — MKTALMVAEKPSLGASLANILSNGRCTTRKGLNGSCSLHEWVGQFRSETVNFKMTSVCGHVMTLDFIGKYNNWDKVDPAELFSCPTEKKEAVPKLKIPYFLAKEGAHCDYLVLWLDCDKEGENICFEVIYAVQQGMNRRLNPNDIWRARFSAITEKDIKAALANLIKPNENEAKSVDARQELDLRIGCAFTRFQTKFFQGKYGDLDASLISYGPCQTPTLGFCVQRHDEIQTFKPDPYWVLQVTVKSSDGQDIILSWSRVRSFDKEIANMFLSHVKEYEQATVISIESTEKTKSRPIALNTVELMRVASSGLGMGPHHAMQIAERLYTQGYISYPRTETTLYPENFDLPAALKQQQNNPDWGDQVRKILMTGINRPKKGHDVGDHPPITPMKHATRSELDGDSWRLYDYITRHFIATLAPDCRYLSTTVKFEIGMEIFTANGHSLIDPGYTSILTWQALGSNDTLPKFTVNEKVNIQETKLLECYTQPPDYLTEAELISLMEKHGIGTDASIPVHINNICTRNYVNVAAGRKLVPTSLGIVLVHGYQKIDPELVLPTMRSAVEEQLNLIAQGRADFHAVLQHTVEIFKQKFHYFVKSIEAMDQLFEVSFSPLSASGKAHSRCGKCRRYMKYIQTKPSRMHCAHCNETYNLPQNGNIRIYKELKCPLDDFELLSWSTGARGKSYTFCPYCYNNPPFRDMKKGTSGCNSCTHPTCPHGMNSNGISSCLECDTGILVLDPSAAPKWKLGCNRCDVIIHLFENAHKVTVDTDVCDCGAQLVTVEYKQEKSKLPNEATEMTGCVFCTPAFMPLVEKHRAVASKPVTTRGRGHAKGRSRGKPRPPKDKMAQLAAYFV; from the exons atgaagaCAGCTTTGATGGTAGCTGAAAAGCCATCTCTGGGAGCTTCGCTAGCTAATATTTTAAGTAATGGTCGATGCACGACCAGAAAAG gtTTAAATGGATCTTGTTCACTGCACGAATGGGTAGGTCAATTCAGATCTGAAACTGTAAACTTTAAGATGACCTCTGTCTGTGGTCATGTCATGACATTAGATTTCATTGGAAAATATAACAACTGGGATAAAGTTGATCCT GCAGAGTTATTTTCCTGTCCAActgaaaagaaagaagcagtTCCTAAATTGAAAATCCCTTATTTTTTGGCTAAAGAAGGAGCCCATTGCGATTATTTAGTATTATGGTTAGATTGTGACAAAGAAGGTGAAAATATCTGCTTTGAAGTTATATATGCGGTACAGCAAGGCATGAACAGGAGATTAAACCCAAAT GATATTTGGAGGGCAAGATTCTCTGCTATTACAGAGAAAGATATAAAGGCTGCATTAGCAAACTTGATAAAACCTAATGAAAATGAAGCAAAAAGTGTTGATGCTAGACAAGAACTAGATTTAAGAATTGGTTGTGCTTTTACTAGGTTTCAAACTAAATTCTTTCAG gggaAGTATGGAGATTTAGATGCATCTCTTATTTCTTATGGTCCATGCCAAACACCAACACTAGGGTTTTGTGTGCAGAGGCATGATGAAATTCAAACTTTCAAGCCAGATCCATACTGGGTTCTGCAG GTTACAGTTAAATCTTCTGATGGACAAGATATTATCCTAAGTTGGAGTCGTGTACGGTCGTTTGATAAGGAAATAGCAAATATGTTCTTAAGTCATGTTAAAGAATATGAACAAGCAAC CGTTATAAGTATAGAAAGTACAGAAAAAACGAAATCACGACCTATAGCTTTAAACACAGTGGAATTGATGAGAGTAGCTAGTTCAGGTTTAGGAATGGGTCCGCATCATGCTATGCAAATTGCAGAACGTCTTTATACACAGGGTTACATAAGTTATCCTCGAACTGAGACAACATTATACCCGGAGAATTTCGATTTACC CGCGGCGTTGAAACAACAGCAAAACAATCCTGATTGGGGAGATCAAGTTCGTAAAATACTGATGACTGGTATCAATAGACCAAAGAAAGGACATGATGTTGGAGATCATCCTCCTATTACACCCATGAAACACGCTACGCGCAGTGAGCTCGATGGAGACTCGTGGAGATTATACGATTATATAACTCGACATTTTATCGCTACA TTGGCTCCTGACTGTAGGTACTTAAGTACAACAGTTAAATTTGAAATAGGAATGGAAATTTTTACCGCAAATGGTCATAGTTTAATAGATCCTGGTTATACCAGTATACTTACCTGGCAAGCACTTGGAAGTAACGATACGTTACCGAAATTTACAGTCAACGAGAAAGTTAATATACAAGAG ACAAAGTTATTGGAATGCTATACGCAACCTCCGGATTATTTAACCGAAGCTGAATTGATATCTCTTATGGAAAAGCACGGGATTGGAACGGATGCCTCTATTCCAGtacatataaataatatatgtacGCGAAACTATGTAAATGTTGCAGCTGGTAGGAAATTAGTTCCTACATCACTAGGAATTGTGTTGGTTCATGGATATCAAAAG ATAGATCCCGAGTTAGTTTTACCTACAATGAGGTCTGCAGTAGAGGAACAGTTGAATCTAATAGCTCAGGGTCGAGCAGATTTTCACGCAGTGTTGCAGCATACCgtggaaattttcaaacaaaaatttcattattttgtaaAGAGTATAGAAGCAATGGATCAATTGTTTGAAGtttccttttctcctctttctgcGTCAGGAAAAGCGCATTCCAG ATGCGGGAAATGTCGGCGATATATGAAATATATCCAAACAAAACCGTCGAGGATGCATTGCGCTCATTGCAATGAAACGTATAACCTTCCGCAAAATGGTAACATTCGAATTTACAAAGAACTTAAATGTCCATTGGACGATTTTGAATTGCTTTCGTGGTCTACCGGGGCACGAGGTAAAAGCTACACGTTTTGTCCATATTGTTACAACAATCCGCCATTTAg GGATATGAAGAAAGGGACAAGCGGTTGTAATTCGTGCACACATCCTACGTGCCCGCACGGTATGAATTCCAATGGTATATCCAGTTGTCTGGAATGTGACACGGGTATACTTGTACTGGATCCTTCGGCTGCACCGAAATGGAAACTTGGATGCAATCGTTGTGAcgttattattcatttattcgaaAATGCTCACAAGGTAACGGTTGATACCGATGTCTGTGACTGTGGAGCTCAATTAGTAACTGTAGAATATAAACAG gaaaaaagTAAACTTCCTAACGAAGCCACGGAAATGACTGGCTGCGTTTTTTGCACACCAGCTTTTATGCCTCTCGTAGAGAAGCATCGTGCCGTCGCTTCGAAACCGGTTACGACTCGTGGTCGTGGCCATGCTAAAGGTCGCAGTCGGGGTAAACCACGTCCTCCAAAAGATAAGATGGCCCAACTGGCTGCATATTTTGTATAA
- the Top3beta gene encoding DNA topoisomerase 3-beta isoform X2, with the protein MNRRLNPNDIWRARFSAITEKDIKAALANLIKPNENEAKSVDARQELDLRIGCAFTRFQTKFFQGKYGDLDASLISYGPCQTPTLGFCVQRHDEIQTFKPDPYWVLQVTVKSSDGQDIILSWSRVRSFDKEIANMFLSHVKEYEQATVISIESTEKTKSRPIALNTVELMRVASSGLGMGPHHAMQIAERLYTQGYISYPRTETTLYPENFDLPAALKQQQNNPDWGDQVRKILMTGINRPKKGHDVGDHPPITPMKHATRSELDGDSWRLYDYITRHFIATLAPDCRYLSTTVKFEIGMEIFTANGHSLIDPGYTSILTWQALGSNDTLPKFTVNEKVNIQETKLLECYTQPPDYLTEAELISLMEKHGIGTDASIPVHINNICTRNYVNVAAGRKLVPTSLGIVLVHGYQKIDPELVLPTMRSAVEEQLNLIAQGRADFHAVLQHTVEIFKQKFHYFVKSIEAMDQLFEVSFSPLSASGKAHSRCGKCRRYMKYIQTKPSRMHCAHCNETYNLPQNGNIRIYKELKCPLDDFELLSWSTGARGKSYTFCPYCYNNPPFRDMKKGTSGCNSCTHPTCPHGMNSNGISSCLECDTGILVLDPSAAPKWKLGCNRCDVIIHLFENAHKVTVDTDVCDCGAQLVTVEYKQEKSKLPNEATEMTGCVFCTPAFMPLVEKHRAVASKPVTTRGRGHAKGRSRGKPRPPKDKMAQLAAYFV; encoded by the exons ATGAACAGGAGATTAAACCCAAAT GATATTTGGAGGGCAAGATTCTCTGCTATTACAGAGAAAGATATAAAGGCTGCATTAGCAAACTTGATAAAACCTAATGAAAATGAAGCAAAAAGTGTTGATGCTAGACAAGAACTAGATTTAAGAATTGGTTGTGCTTTTACTAGGTTTCAAACTAAATTCTTTCAG gggaAGTATGGAGATTTAGATGCATCTCTTATTTCTTATGGTCCATGCCAAACACCAACACTAGGGTTTTGTGTGCAGAGGCATGATGAAATTCAAACTTTCAAGCCAGATCCATACTGGGTTCTGCAG GTTACAGTTAAATCTTCTGATGGACAAGATATTATCCTAAGTTGGAGTCGTGTACGGTCGTTTGATAAGGAAATAGCAAATATGTTCTTAAGTCATGTTAAAGAATATGAACAAGCAAC CGTTATAAGTATAGAAAGTACAGAAAAAACGAAATCACGACCTATAGCTTTAAACACAGTGGAATTGATGAGAGTAGCTAGTTCAGGTTTAGGAATGGGTCCGCATCATGCTATGCAAATTGCAGAACGTCTTTATACACAGGGTTACATAAGTTATCCTCGAACTGAGACAACATTATACCCGGAGAATTTCGATTTACC CGCGGCGTTGAAACAACAGCAAAACAATCCTGATTGGGGAGATCAAGTTCGTAAAATACTGATGACTGGTATCAATAGACCAAAGAAAGGACATGATGTTGGAGATCATCCTCCTATTACACCCATGAAACACGCTACGCGCAGTGAGCTCGATGGAGACTCGTGGAGATTATACGATTATATAACTCGACATTTTATCGCTACA TTGGCTCCTGACTGTAGGTACTTAAGTACAACAGTTAAATTTGAAATAGGAATGGAAATTTTTACCGCAAATGGTCATAGTTTAATAGATCCTGGTTATACCAGTATACTTACCTGGCAAGCACTTGGAAGTAACGATACGTTACCGAAATTTACAGTCAACGAGAAAGTTAATATACAAGAG ACAAAGTTATTGGAATGCTATACGCAACCTCCGGATTATTTAACCGAAGCTGAATTGATATCTCTTATGGAAAAGCACGGGATTGGAACGGATGCCTCTATTCCAGtacatataaataatatatgtacGCGAAACTATGTAAATGTTGCAGCTGGTAGGAAATTAGTTCCTACATCACTAGGAATTGTGTTGGTTCATGGATATCAAAAG ATAGATCCCGAGTTAGTTTTACCTACAATGAGGTCTGCAGTAGAGGAACAGTTGAATCTAATAGCTCAGGGTCGAGCAGATTTTCACGCAGTGTTGCAGCATACCgtggaaattttcaaacaaaaatttcattattttgtaaAGAGTATAGAAGCAATGGATCAATTGTTTGAAGtttccttttctcctctttctgcGTCAGGAAAAGCGCATTCCAG ATGCGGGAAATGTCGGCGATATATGAAATATATCCAAACAAAACCGTCGAGGATGCATTGCGCTCATTGCAATGAAACGTATAACCTTCCGCAAAATGGTAACATTCGAATTTACAAAGAACTTAAATGTCCATTGGACGATTTTGAATTGCTTTCGTGGTCTACCGGGGCACGAGGTAAAAGCTACACGTTTTGTCCATATTGTTACAACAATCCGCCATTTAg GGATATGAAGAAAGGGACAAGCGGTTGTAATTCGTGCACACATCCTACGTGCCCGCACGGTATGAATTCCAATGGTATATCCAGTTGTCTGGAATGTGACACGGGTATACTTGTACTGGATCCTTCGGCTGCACCGAAATGGAAACTTGGATGCAATCGTTGTGAcgttattattcatttattcgaaAATGCTCACAAGGTAACGGTTGATACCGATGTCTGTGACTGTGGAGCTCAATTAGTAACTGTAGAATATAAACAG gaaaaaagTAAACTTCCTAACGAAGCCACGGAAATGACTGGCTGCGTTTTTTGCACACCAGCTTTTATGCCTCTCGTAGAGAAGCATCGTGCCGTCGCTTCGAAACCGGTTACGACTCGTGGTCGTGGCCATGCTAAAGGTCGCAGTCGGGGTAAACCACGTCCTCCAAAAGATAAGATGGCCCAACTGGCTGCATATTTTGTATAA